CCGTTGAGACGCGTCGGTACTCAGCCATCCAACACCTCCAACAAGATATCGGGGGAAAGGGGTTTCTCCAGCACGCCTCGGGCACCGGCCTGAAGAGCGGCCTCTTGCAGGGCCGGGTCGGCCTCGGCCGTCAACAGGAAAATGCGCGTCTGCCCCGCCGGCAGGGCCTGCCGAAGGACACGGATCACGCTCAAGCCGTCCGTTTGCGGCATGCGCAGGTCCACCAACACCAAATCCGGCGTATCCTGCCGAACCACAGCCACCGCCTCGTCCAGAGAACGGGCCACCCGGGGAATCGACCCCACCAGACGCGCGATGCGGGCCAACAAGGTCAGGGTTTGTTGCGAATCATCCACAAACAGCACTTTCTTCCCGCTCACCGAACCCTCCTCTATCGGGGTGCCTCATTTTACTCCATCTCCCTTGAAAACGCGAAACGCGCAGGAGAGCATCCTGCGCGTCGTTTCACACTCGCAACCCGCGGCTCAAGACAGGCCGTAAATCGCCCCAAATTTGGTGCTCAAGTAGCGCACATACGGCTCGGCCGTGATCTCCGAACCCGTCACCCGCTTGACCAACTCCTGCGGCTCGAACTTGGCCCCGTGGCGGTGGACCATCTCACGCAACCAGCCCAACAGCGCCTCGAACTCCCCACGGCGGATCTGCTCCTCCATATCGGGGATGTCACGCTGCATGGCCTCCCACAATTGCACCGAGATCAAGTTGCCCAAAGCGTAGGTGGAGAAGTAGCCCAACGCGCCCATGGACCAGTGAATATCCTGCAACACCCCCTGGGCATCGTTCGGCGGCGTGAGGCCCAGATATTCCTCCATGCGGGCGTTCCACGCTTCGGGGAGGTCCTTCACTTCCAGGGAGCCTTCCATGAGGGCGATTTCCAGTTCCAGGCGCAACATGATGTGCAAGTTATAGGTAGCCTCATCCGCCTCTACCCGAATGAGTGAAGGCTGCACCTTGTTGATGCCCTTGTAGAAATCGTCCAGGCTGACATTGCCCAGTTGGGTAGGGAAAGTTTCCTTCAGGCGGGGGTAGAAGTGCTCCCAAAAGGCCCGCGAACGCCCGACCAGATTTTCCCACAGGCGCGATTGGGACTCATGCACGGCCAGAGAGGCGCCGTTGGCCAGCGGCGTGCGATCCAGCGCCGGGTCGATGCCTTGCTCGTAAAGCGCATGCCCGCCCTCGTGCAGGGTGCTGAACAAACCCGAAGCCAGGTTGTTCCGGAAAATCCGCGTGGTGATGCGCACATCCCCCATCCCAAAACTGGTGGTGAAGGGATGAGCCGATTTATCCTGACGGCCCCGTTGCCAATCATAACCAAAGCGCGTGATCACCGCCACGCCAAAATCCCATTGCTTCTGCTCGTCGTAATCGAGGTAGAGGAACCCATCCTCCACCTGGGGGCGTTCGGCGATGGCGCGGATCAACTCCACCTGTTGAGGGCGCAGGGCGACGAAAATCTCCTTTACCTGCGCCGTTTTCATCCCCGGCTCGAAGTCGTCCAGCAATGGATCGTAAATGTGATCGTAGGGGGCGAACAGGCGGGCATACTCCCGCTTCAGGTCCACCAACCGCTCCAGATAGGGGCGGAATCTGGCAAAGTCGGATTGGGCTTTGGCCTCTCGCCAGGCCATCTGTCCTTCTGAAGCGGCCTGGCTCATTTCGGCGACCAGTTCCGGGGGCACCCGGGTGGCTTTGTCGTACTTGCGCCGGGTGACCTTCACCAGGCGTGCCTCGTCGGAATCGGGATCCCGTTCGGCCACATAGGGTTGAAGGTCATCCAGCAATTGGCCAATTTCGTCCGAGGTGAACTTGATGTGCGCCAGACGGGAAAGCGTGGCCAGTTGCTGCCCCCGCTGCGCCGCCCCTCCCGAGGGCATGTAGGTTTCCTGGTCCCATCCCAACACCGCGGCTGCGCGGCGGATATCCGCCACTTCGCCGAGAAGTTCTTTCAAGCGTTGCAGTTTGGCTTGCATACAAAGGCTCCTTGGCAAGAATCCCAGACCTCATCTGGGAACACTTGATAGATTATACCAAAAAACGACGCCCTTGTGTTCTCTGCTCAATTGTGATAGACTGAGTGTGGGACCCAGTGCCCTGGCGGAGGAACCTGAAAATGGCCAACGAAAAAATCCTGATCATTGACGACGATCTCGATACCTTGAAGTTGGTGGGGCTATTGCTCCAGCGAAACGGGTATCAAATCGCTGCGGCCAAATCCGGTCCTCAAGGCATCCAAAAGGCACGCCAGGTCCACCCCGACTTGATTCTGCTGGATGTGATGATGCCGGGGATGGACGGCTACGAGACCGCCCGCCACCTGCGGGCCGACCCCGAAACCGCCTCCATCCCCATCATCATGTTTACGGCGAAAAGTCAACTGGACGACAAACTGGCTGGGTTCGAATCCGGCGCCGACGACTATGTCACCAAGCCCGTCCATCCTGCCGAATTGCTGGCCCGGGTGCGCCGGGTGCTCAGCCGCACCACCGGGCAATTGAGCGTCGAGCGCCCGGCAGCCACCGGGGGGTTGCGGGGCTTCGCCGCGGGGGTTTTGGGCGCCAAGGGAGGCGTTGGGGTCACCACCGTGGCCCTCAACCTGGGTATCGCCCTGCGCCAGGAAAGCAAAAACAGCGTGACCATCGCCGAGATGCGCCCGGCCCACGGCACCCTGGGCGTGGAACTGGGCTTTGAAAGCAACAACGGTCTGGGCAATCTGCTCAACCTGCCCATCGATCAGATCACCGAAACCCGAGTAGGCAACGAACTGCTGGTGTTCAATCCGGGGTTGCGGTTTCTCCTAGCCTCCGCCGACCCCGCTCAGATCGCCTTTTTCACCGAGGGCGCCAAAGCCGAACGGATCACCCACCATCTCAAAAAACTGGCCCCTTTCACCATCCTGGATTTGGGGCCGGGATTCCAGCCGTGGACGGCCAAACTGCTGCCATTGTGCGACCATTTGTTCATCGTGGTCGACAGTTTCCCCTCCACCTTGCGCATCGCCCAGGCCCTCATTCAGCACCTGGGGGCTCAGGGCTTCGGCACCGGGCGGCTGAGCGCCATTCTGCTCAACCGCACCCGCTCGGCCATGCAGGCTTCGGCCAGCGAAGCCCAACGCCTGCTGGGCATCCCCATCGCCAAGGTCATCACCCCTGCTCCAGAACTGGCCTACCAGGCCACCAAGAACCATGTCCCCATGATCATCCAGGCCCCCAACAGTCTGACCGCCTCCCAATTCAACGAAATCGCCAAATACCTGCACGAAGAGGTGTTGGTACGCGCATGAACGCTTTTCCCTTCGCCGACTCCCTGGACGACCTCATCCGCGAAGCCGCCGCCTACATTCGTCATGCCCGCTACGGCGTGGTGCTCACGGGAGCAGGTATCTCCACCCCTTCGGGCATTCCCGACTTCCGTTCCACCGGAAGCGGCCTGTGGGACAAATACGATCCTTTCGAAGTGGCCTCCCTGAACGCCTTCCGTCACCATCCGGAGCGGTTCTTCGAATGGGTGCGTCCCCTGACGCGGGAGATGATGAACGCCCAACCCAACCCGGCCCATTACGCCATCGCCCAACTGGAACAGGCCGGATATTTCAAGACCATCATCACCCAAAACATCGACGGATTGCACCAGCGCGCCGGGTCCAAACAAGTGATCGAAGTGCACGGCACCTTAAACACCGCCACCTGCACCCGCTGCTTCCGTACCTATCCCAAAGAGACCTTCCTGGAAGCTTTCCTCCAGAGCGGGGAGATTCCTCGCTGCCCGGAATGCGGCGGCATTCTCAAACCCGATGTGGTGCTTTTCGGCGAGCAACTGCCCTGGAAAGCCTGGTCGGCCGCAGAAAAAGCGGCCCGTCAATGCGACCTGATGTTCGTGGCCGGCTCCTCGTTGGAGGTCACCCCGGTGGCCAACCTGCCGCTTATCGCGGTCCAGAGTGGTGCCGCCCTCATCATCGTCAACCACACGCCCACCTATATCGACATTCGCGCCGATGTGGTGCTCCGGGGCGATGTCGCCAACATCATCCCGCGCATCGCTCAGGCCGTGCTCCAAAGTGAAAACGCCTGACCAGCCCCCCTATGCCTGCTCTCACTCGACGAGACGCTTTGAAACTGGGCCTGCTTTCGCTGACCGCCCTGGCCTGGCGCCCCTTTGCGCGCTGGTTCGGCCAGGGGCGCTCCCCCTTTGGCCCCGTTGCCCAATGGGCCCGTATCACCGTGGGCGGGGTGCCCATCTTCGCCGAACCCGACTTTCAGGCTCCCAGGGTGGGACACTTTCCCCGCGACACGCTGTTCCCCATCTTAGAGGAGGTCATCTCTCCGCATGGGCCGCCTTACAACCCCCGCTGGTATCGCACCTGGCGAGGGTATGTGCACACGGCCTACACGCAACGCGTGGAGTTTGCGCCGCAATGGTATCTACGGCCCACCCTGCCGCCTGGGGGGCAACCCGCCGAGGTCACCGTGCCCTACGCCCAGTCTTACCGCGTGGCCCAGCAAAAACCCTGGAAGCCGCTCTACCGCCTGTATTACGGCTCCGTGCACTGGGTGGTGGATTTCGTTCGAGAGCAGGGCAAAGGCTGGTTCGTGGTGGAGGACGATTTGCTCAAGGTGCGTTACGCCGTCCTGGCGGAGCATTTGCGCCTGCTCACCCCTGAAGAAGTGGCCCCGATTTCGCCCGATGTTCCCCCGTTGGCCAAGTGGATTCGCGTCTCCCTGAGCGAGCAGCGGGTTTACGCCTACGAGGGCCAGGAGATGGTCTTTCAGGCGACCATCTCTTCAGGCATTCCCTCGAACCTGCCCACGGACAACGGCATCCCCACCAAAACGCCCAGCGGGCGCTTCTTCATCACCAGTAAAGCCTTCGCCCGGCACATGGGCAACGGTGACCTGACCACGGCCCTGGAGGCCTACGAACTGCCCGGCGTGCCCTGGGTGGGGTTCTTCGTGGAAACCGGGGTCGCCTTCCACGGCACCTACTGGCACGACAACTTCGGTACGCCCATGAGCCACGGGTGCATCAACATGCACAACGAAGATGCCCGGTGGCTCTTTCGCTGGAGCACCCCCACCCTGAAGGCCCAGGCCGACTACTGGGAACCCTTCAAAAACGGGCGCGGCACCACCGTCATCGTGGAAGACTGACCCCGCGGGGTCAGAGCCCCACCCTCAAATCCGGAAAGAGAAAAAGCCCGGGAAGATGTTGCCTTCCCGGGCTTTTGGGTTCACCCCATGGGGGCTACTCGTCCCCGTTGAAGCGGAAAGCGATCTGCGACCAGGCCTTGTACAACTGCCAGCGCTGCTGCACATCCCGCTGAGCCTCGGCCAGCAGTTGCTCGGCGCGATCGGGATGGGTATCCAGGAGCATCATGTAGCGCCGCTCGTGGCGGATGTACTCCTCCAGAGAAATCTTGGGATCGCGCGAATCCAACTGCAGCGGCGGCAGATCCTTCTCGATGCGGCGCGGGTCGAAGCGCACCAGCGGCCAGTATCCCGAATCCACGGCCCGCTGTTGCTGCTCGGCGCCGTAGCGCATGTCGTAGCCGTGCTCGATGCAGTGGGAGTAGGCCACGATGATGGAGGGGCCGGGATAGGAGTCGGCCTCCAAGAAGGCCTTGACGGTCTGGGTGTCCTTGGCGCCCATGGCCACCCGGGCGGCATATACATTGCCGTAGGTCATCGCCAACAGGATGAGGTCTTTCTTCGGCAGGCCCTTACCCGCGGCGGCGAACTTGGCCACCGCGCCACGCGGCGTGGCCTTGGAAGCTTGGCCGCCGGTGTTGGAGTACACCTCGGTGTCCAGCACCAGGATGTTCACATCGAGGCCCGAAGCCAACACATGGTCCAGGCCACCGTAGCCGATGTCGTAGGCCCAGCCATCGCCGCCCACAATCCACACGCTCTTGCGCACCAGGGCGTGGGCCACATGCTTTAGGTCGAGCACTTCACGGGTGGGCTCCATCTGCTCCAGGCGCTGGAGCAAGAGGGCGACGCGCTGCCGCTGGGCCTTGATGCCCTCCTCGGTGGACTGGTCGGCGTTGAGGATCTCATCGACCAACTGATCGCCGATCTTCCCACCGATGCGCTGGAGCAGATAGCGGGCGTAGTCGGCCTGCTTGTCCAGAGCCAGGCGCATGCCCAGGCCGAACTCGGCGTTGTCCTCAAAGAGGGAGTTGGACCAGGCCGGGCCGTAGCCCTCTTTGTTGTAAGCCCACGGGGTAGTGGGCAGGTTGCCGCCGTAGATGGAGGAACAGCCCGTGGCGTTGGCCACATAGATGCGGTCGCCGAACAGGCGGGTGAGCAGGGAAAGGTAAGGCGTCTCGCCGCAGCCCGCGCACGCGCCGGAGAACTCGAAGAGCGGCTCCATGAGTTGGATGTCCTTGACCTGCGTATGCTTGAGTTGCTCGCGCGGCGGGTCAGGCAGGTTGAGGAAGAAGTCCCAGTTTTCGGCCTCCTGCTCGCGCAGCGGCGCCTGAGGCGCCATGTTGAGCGCCTTGCGGGTGG
This portion of the Anaerolineae bacterium genome encodes:
- a CDS encoding response regulator; the protein is MSGKKVLFVDDSQQTLTLLARIARLVGSIPRVARSLDEAVAVVRQDTPDLVLVDLRMPQTDGLSVIRVLRQALPAGQTRIFLLTAEADPALQEAALQAGARGVLEKPLSPDILLEVLDG
- a CDS encoding L,D-transpeptidase; the protein is MPALTRRDALKLGLLSLTALAWRPFARWFGQGRSPFGPVAQWARITVGGVPIFAEPDFQAPRVGHFPRDTLFPILEEVISPHGPPYNPRWYRTWRGYVHTAYTQRVEFAPQWYLRPTLPPGGQPAEVTVPYAQSYRVAQQKPWKPLYRLYYGSVHWVVDFVREQGKGWFVVEDDLLKVRYAVLAEHLRLLTPEEVAPISPDVPPLAKWIRVSLSEQRVYAYEGQEMVFQATISSGIPSNLPTDNGIPTKTPSGRFFITSKAFARHMGNGDLTTALEAYELPGVPWVGFFVETGVAFHGTYWHDNFGTPMSHGCINMHNEDARWLFRWSTPTLKAQADYWEPFKNGRGTTVIVED
- a CDS encoding response regulator; amino-acid sequence: MANEKILIIDDDLDTLKLVGLLLQRNGYQIAAAKSGPQGIQKARQVHPDLILLDVMMPGMDGYETARHLRADPETASIPIIMFTAKSQLDDKLAGFESGADDYVTKPVHPAELLARVRRVLSRTTGQLSVERPAATGGLRGFAAGVLGAKGGVGVTTVALNLGIALRQESKNSVTIAEMRPAHGTLGVELGFESNNGLGNLLNLPIDQITETRVGNELLVFNPGLRFLLASADPAQIAFFTEGAKAERITHHLKKLAPFTILDLGPGFQPWTAKLLPLCDHLFIVVDSFPSTLRIAQALIQHLGAQGFGTGRLSAILLNRTRSAMQASASEAQRLLGIPIAKVITPAPELAYQATKNHVPMIIQAPNSLTASQFNEIAKYLHEEVLVRA
- a CDS encoding NAD-dependent deacylase — encoded protein: MNAFPFADSLDDLIREAAAYIRHARYGVVLTGAGISTPSGIPDFRSTGSGLWDKYDPFEVASLNAFRHHPERFFEWVRPLTREMMNAQPNPAHYAIAQLEQAGYFKTIITQNIDGLHQRAGSKQVIEVHGTLNTATCTRCFRTYPKETFLEAFLQSGEIPRCPECGGILKPDVVLFGEQLPWKAWSAAEKAARQCDLMFVAGSSLEVTPVANLPLIAVQSGAALIIVNHTPTYIDIRADVVLRGDVANIIPRIAQAVLQSENA
- a CDS encoding carboxypeptidase M32 produces the protein MQAKLQRLKELLGEVADIRRAAAVLGWDQETYMPSGGAAQRGQQLATLSRLAHIKFTSDEIGQLLDDLQPYVAERDPDSDEARLVKVTRRKYDKATRVPPELVAEMSQAASEGQMAWREAKAQSDFARFRPYLERLVDLKREYARLFAPYDHIYDPLLDDFEPGMKTAQVKEIFVALRPQQVELIRAIAERPQVEDGFLYLDYDEQKQWDFGVAVITRFGYDWQRGRQDKSAHPFTTSFGMGDVRITTRIFRNNLASGLFSTLHEGGHALYEQGIDPALDRTPLANGASLAVHESQSRLWENLVGRSRAFWEHFYPRLKETFPTQLGNVSLDDFYKGINKVQPSLIRVEADEATYNLHIMLRLELEIALMEGSLEVKDLPEAWNARMEEYLGLTPPNDAQGVLQDIHWSMGALGYFSTYALGNLISVQLWEAMQRDIPDMEEQIRRGEFEALLGWLREMVHRHGAKFEPQELVKRVTGSEITAEPYVRYLSTKFGAIYGLS